Proteins encoded by one window of Paenibacillus sp. DCT19:
- a CDS encoding replication-associated recombination protein A, whose protein sequence is MDLFSFQQDSQPQARLLADRMRPEQLDEYIGQEHIIGQGKLLRRAIEADQISSILLYGPPGCGKTTLANIISKHTQGQFVRLNAVDASVKDVREVIEQAQTNKQLYGSKTILFLDEVHRFNSSRQDALLPAVEKGTIIFIGATTENPFHYVNGALMSRSTLFQLESLNKEHSLIAMRRALADADKGLGFMELQVDEEALEHIATMANGDIRRALNALELAALTTPPEKDGTIHITLGVAEESIRRPIVKADESTQYDVLSAFHKSIRGSSDAALFWFLYAVEKLGMDPMTFIRRLIAASSEDIGLANPQAMTQAIGALDAYRNNGWPEAKLNIAQAILFAVESPKSNAVYTAISKAMNAIDEVKSAEVPLHLRDTHYSGAVKLGHEGYQYPHNYPGHYVKQEYLPKQLSRRVFYEATEQGNESKIRLNQQRRRDL, encoded by the coding sequence ATGGATTTATTTTCATTTCAACAAGATTCACAGCCACAGGCAAGACTGCTCGCTGACCGGATGCGGCCAGAGCAGCTTGATGAATATATTGGACAAGAACACATTATCGGACAGGGGAAATTGCTGCGACGTGCAATCGAAGCGGATCAGATTTCCTCCATCTTATTATACGGCCCTCCAGGCTGTGGCAAAACAACTCTTGCCAACATCATCTCCAAGCATACACAAGGGCAGTTTGTGCGTCTTAACGCAGTGGATGCCTCTGTCAAAGATGTGCGTGAAGTGATCGAACAGGCGCAGACGAACAAACAGCTGTATGGTTCCAAAACGATTCTGTTTCTGGACGAAGTTCATCGCTTCAATAGCTCTAGACAGGATGCTCTTCTTCCGGCAGTTGAGAAAGGCACCATTATTTTTATCGGAGCTACGACGGAGAATCCCTTTCACTATGTTAATGGAGCCTTAATGAGTCGTTCCACCCTGTTCCAGTTAGAGTCCTTGAACAAGGAGCATTCTCTAATTGCGATGCGTCGTGCGCTTGCGGATGCGGACAAAGGGCTAGGCTTTATGGAGCTGCAGGTAGACGAGGAAGCGTTGGAGCATATTGCTACGATGGCTAATGGGGATATTCGCCGAGCGTTAAATGCACTTGAACTGGCTGCCCTGACGACACCACCGGAGAAGGATGGTACGATTCATATTACGCTTGGTGTAGCGGAGGAGTCGATTCGGCGTCCCATCGTAAAAGCGGATGAATCAACGCAATATGATGTGTTATCTGCCTTCCACAAGAGTATTCGTGGTTCTAGTGATGCGGCGTTATTCTGGTTTTTATATGCAGTGGAGAAGCTCGGCATGGACCCGATGACGTTTATTCGTCGCCTGATTGCAGCGAGCAGTGAGGACATTGGACTTGCTAATCCACAAGCGATGACACAAGCCATTGGCGCATTGGATGCATACCGGAACAACGGATGGCCTGAAGCCAAGCTGAACATTGCTCAAGCGATTCTATTCGCGGTAGAGAGCCCTAAATCGAATGCGGTTTATACGGCCATATCCAAAGCGATGAATGCCATTGATGAAGTGAAATCGGCAGAGGTTCCTCTTCATTTGAGGGATACGCATTACTCTGGTGCAGTCAAACTTGGACATGAAGGTTATCAATACCCGCATAACTATCCAGGACATTATGTGAAGCAGGAATACCTACCTAAGCAACTATCACGCCGTGTATTTTACGAAGCGACAGAGCAGGGGAATGAATCGAAAATTCGGCTGAATCAACAGCGACGCAGAGATCTGTAA
- a CDS encoding LysR family transcriptional regulator: MESGDLRIFQVVAQEGNLTKAAERLGYVQSNVTARIKYLEAEVGTLLFIRHNRGMTLSPAGELLLTYADKIIGLLNEAEKALWATNEPTGPLRIGSTQTAAAVRLPELFASYYTLYPSVSLSLSTGNSQYLIDQVLGYELEGAFISCLCDHPDLSGVPVYEEELFIVSSGIRPENQELVEKPVLVYSMGCSYRQILEDWLRSNGVNRPVIMEFGTLEAIISGVTSGMGISLLPEIVIRHHLQQGLLRKHSLPLGMSHMMTYFITRKDAFVSSALRAFMDLLPKEYDMIESRGH; this comes from the coding sequence ATGGAGAGCGGAGATCTACGAATATTTCAAGTTGTAGCCCAGGAAGGCAATCTAACCAAGGCAGCGGAGCGCCTGGGATATGTGCAGTCCAATGTCACAGCAAGAATCAAATACCTGGAGGCCGAGGTCGGTACGTTATTATTCATTCGTCATAATCGGGGGATGACATTATCTCCTGCGGGGGAGTTGTTGCTTACCTATGCCGATAAGATTATCGGATTACTGAATGAGGCAGAGAAAGCACTATGGGCCACCAATGAGCCAACAGGCCCGCTACGAATAGGCTCTACACAGACGGCTGCGGCTGTACGATTGCCAGAACTGTTTGCGAGTTATTATACGCTGTATCCATCGGTTTCCCTGTCATTAAGCACAGGCAACTCACAATATCTAATAGATCAGGTGCTGGGATATGAACTGGAAGGAGCTTTTATAAGCTGCTTATGTGATCATCCTGATCTTTCCGGGGTACCCGTCTACGAAGAGGAATTATTTATTGTATCCTCTGGCATTCGTCCAGAGAATCAAGAACTCGTTGAGAAGCCTGTTTTAGTGTACAGTATGGGGTGCTCCTACCGTCAAATTTTAGAAGACTGGCTACGAAGCAATGGTGTTAATCGTCCCGTAATTATGGAGTTTGGTACGCTTGAAGCCATCATTAGTGGGGTGACTTCAGGTATGGGGATTTCATTGTTACCTGAAATTGTAATTCGACATCATTTGCAACAAGGATTATTGCGTAAACATTCACTTCCTTTGGGTATGAGTCATATGATGACGTATTTTATCACTCGCAAAGATGCCTTTGTGAGTAGTGCTCTACGTGCATTTATGGATTTGTTACCGAAAGAGTATGATATGATAGAGAGTAGAGGTCATTAG
- a CDS encoding DMT family transporter gives MKTGRYTLLIIITTFIMGTSFPVGKIGMHYAPPFLLMGLRYILASIIMVYIVRKRPLPVGCRQWFQVALIGLFQSAGVMGCAYYSMNWITSGESAILTFTNPLLVILFSAVLYGVSYRLSQWAGVLLGFIGVVLTFGLQLSVSPGTWIGLAGSFCFAVSTLLIKRWGAAQDTFVLTAYQMLAGGIALLILSAWTEEPHFVLNVTSVFVLLWLALICSIIQFSLWFYLLQHSDPAKTSSFLFLAPFFGVLSSWILLSERMAWMMGVGGSFICIGIYLVNRRQRMIQLSTTNS, from the coding sequence ATGAAAACCGGACGATACACACTACTGATTATCATCACTACGTTCATTATGGGAACTTCATTTCCTGTTGGTAAAATAGGCATGCACTACGCTCCGCCCTTCTTGCTTATGGGACTGCGTTATATCCTAGCCAGCATCATAATGGTCTATATTGTGCGTAAACGCCCGCTGCCCGTAGGATGTCGACAATGGTTCCAGGTAGCCTTGATCGGACTATTCCAGTCCGCCGGTGTCATGGGCTGCGCGTACTACAGTATGAATTGGATCACTTCGGGAGAGTCAGCCATTCTGACCTTCACTAATCCCCTACTGGTCATTCTATTCAGTGCAGTTTTATATGGGGTGAGCTACCGCTTGAGCCAGTGGGCTGGTGTGCTGCTAGGTTTTATAGGAGTTGTGTTAACGTTTGGTCTGCAGCTGAGCGTAAGTCCTGGAACATGGATTGGTCTTGCCGGCTCCTTTTGTTTTGCCGTGTCCACATTACTGATTAAACGCTGGGGAGCTGCGCAGGATACATTTGTACTTACCGCATACCAAATGCTCGCTGGTGGCATAGCTCTCCTGATCTTAAGTGCTTGGACGGAAGAACCCCATTTTGTTCTAAATGTGACCTCTGTCTTTGTCCTGCTGTGGCTGGCACTCATCTGTTCGATCATTCAATTCTCACTCTGGTTCTATCTGCTACAACACAGTGATCCCGCCAAAACAAGTTCTTTCCTCTTCTTGGCTCCGTTCTTTGGTGTACTTTCAAGCTGGATTTTGCTATCCGAACGCATGGCGTGGATGATGGGTGTAGGTGGATCGTTCATCTGTATCGGTATTTATCTGGTCAATCGACGTCAACGTATGATACAGCTGAGTACAACGAATTCGTAA
- a CDS encoding UvrD-helicase domain-containing protein: MSDSFQSAYQEEEYRLERTMEEVDRQLERLRNVPVYTGHDFTEQVLEAGREERRTALSKSAQQPYFGRLDFEEQGSGARKPLYIGKIGVDREEVGEHPLVIDWRAPVASLFYSFTGGEASATYEAPEGLIEGLVYLKRNVVIRQRILERVADTYNRDSDQPAVSDEFLVYRLGENKDNKLRDIVSTIQAEQDQIIRAARNTALIIQGVAGSGKTTVALHRLAFLLYQYKEQVSAEKMVIFAPNHMFLDYISDVLPELGVGDIQQQTFPDWAMNLLGLEMPLADTAETLNTWFETPAARPELNDDVPGRYKGSIRFMELIKEWLSGMEEDSVPDMDFSPWDGAVLSKAEIEGWFGDEYKHYPLAKRKERVMARIHRWIEMELKKPAPEAVRKERKKKAATREKAYAKKWPQYEPLTLYKQLFKVIKGGSVPASAQQAIPKMVMKQTAADLKENRVREEDLPALVYIHTLVNDIEGNDRFDHVVIDEAQDFSPFHVALLDLFVKGHSFTILGDLSQGIHEYRGVHTWEEMSSLFPAEQNAYFALTRSYRSTMEIIDYANTILEQGVKSGITAIPVFRSGDPVRTLPYGSEGRTASLERALKLLTVKDYRTVSILTRTLHEAKELHRDLVQAGWELNLIDGGKKEYTGGHSVLPVYLSKGLEFDAAIVADVDQTHYLPNAGDAKLLYVGCTRALHELWLFHEGDLPAYASATHNSDGDLVSIQQWPEV, from the coding sequence ATGTCAGACAGCTTTCAAAGTGCCTATCAAGAAGAAGAGTACAGGTTAGAGCGAACGATGGAGGAAGTGGATCGTCAGTTGGAACGACTGCGGAATGTTCCGGTCTATACCGGCCACGACTTCACAGAGCAAGTGTTGGAAGCGGGACGCGAAGAGCGCCGCACCGCCTTGTCCAAGAGCGCGCAGCAACCCTATTTCGGACGCTTGGATTTCGAAGAGCAGGGCAGCGGTGCACGGAAACCGCTGTATATTGGCAAGATCGGCGTAGACCGCGAAGAGGTGGGCGAGCATCCGCTCGTCATCGATTGGCGTGCTCCTGTCGCGAGTCTGTTTTACTCTTTTACAGGAGGTGAAGCCTCCGCTACGTATGAAGCCCCGGAAGGGCTTATTGAAGGTCTAGTGTACTTGAAACGAAACGTTGTCATTCGGCAGCGGATATTGGAGCGTGTGGCAGATACGTATAATCGCGACAGCGACCAGCCAGCCGTATCGGATGAATTCCTCGTGTATCGGTTGGGTGAGAACAAGGATAACAAGCTTCGTGATATTGTCTCTACTATTCAGGCAGAGCAGGATCAGATCATTCGGGCGGCAAGAAACACCGCTTTGATTATCCAGGGTGTGGCTGGATCTGGAAAAACAACAGTTGCCCTGCACCGCCTTGCCTTCTTGCTGTATCAATATAAGGAGCAGGTATCTGCGGAGAAAATGGTTATTTTTGCACCGAACCATATGTTCCTTGACTACATCTCCGATGTACTGCCCGAACTGGGTGTAGGTGATATCCAGCAGCAAACTTTCCCGGATTGGGCGATGAATCTGCTCGGTCTAGAGATGCCTTTGGCAGATACGGCGGAGACATTAAACACATGGTTCGAAACACCAGCCGCTCGTCCTGAGCTGAATGATGATGTTCCTGGGCGCTACAAAGGATCGATCCGCTTCATGGAGCTGATTAAGGAATGGCTGTCCGGGATGGAAGAGGATTCCGTGCCAGATATGGACTTCAGCCCATGGGATGGGGCAGTGCTCAGTAAAGCCGAGATCGAGGGTTGGTTTGGAGACGAATACAAGCACTACCCACTCGCCAAACGAAAAGAACGCGTCATGGCACGTATTCATCGCTGGATTGAGATGGAACTCAAAAAACCTGCACCGGAGGCTGTACGCAAGGAACGCAAAAAGAAAGCAGCTACCCGGGAAAAGGCTTATGCCAAAAAGTGGCCGCAATATGAGCCGCTAACGCTGTATAAGCAATTGTTCAAAGTGATTAAAGGTGGTTCAGTACCAGCATCTGCACAGCAAGCGATTCCGAAGATGGTTATGAAGCAGACGGCAGCAGACCTGAAGGAAAATCGTGTGCGGGAAGAGGATTTGCCTGCGCTCGTTTATATTCATACGTTGGTTAATGATATCGAAGGCAATGATCGGTTCGATCACGTCGTTATTGATGAAGCGCAGGATTTTTCCCCGTTTCACGTGGCATTGCTGGATCTGTTTGTAAAAGGGCATTCCTTCACGATTCTTGGCGATCTCTCGCAAGGCATTCATGAGTACCGTGGTGTACACACATGGGAAGAGATGAGTTCTTTGTTTCCAGCAGAGCAGAATGCTTATTTTGCACTAACACGTAGTTATCGTTCGACAATGGAGATCATTGATTATGCGAATACCATTCTGGAACAGGGCGTTAAGAGTGGGATTACAGCGATCCCTGTGTTTCGGAGTGGTGATCCTGTCCGGACACTGCCTTATGGTAGTGAGGGGCGGACTGCGAGTCTAGAGCGTGCTTTGAAGCTGCTCACAGTCAAGGATTATCGGACAGTTTCTATTCTAACGCGTACCTTGCATGAAGCGAAGGAGTTACATCGTGATTTAGTGCAGGCGGGGTGGGAGCTTAATCTGATTGATGGCGGCAAAAAAGAGTATACTGGTGGTCACTCCGTCCTGCCTGTGTATTTGTCCAAAGGGCTGGAGTTTGATGCAGCCATTGTGGCGGATGTGGATCAGACGCATTATCTGCCTAATGCAGGGGATGCGAAGTTGCTATATGTAGGGTGTACACGTGCCTTGCATGAGCTATGGCTGTTTCATGAAGGTGATCTACCAGCTTATGCTTCTGCAACGCATAATTCGGACGGTGACCTGGTATCGATTCAGCAGTGGCCTGAAGTTTAG
- a CDS encoding ABC transporter ATP-binding protein: MTLIQTTAGLIVPLMTKGLIDGLTTSALDKSIIMLLVGAFVIQAIASGISIYMLNYAGQRVVATLRTKLWNKVLSLRMPYFDRNRTGDTMSRITNDTSQIMTLIADYLVSFVSNIIAVIGGVALLFYLDWVMSLIILSLVPLTLLILLPVGKKMYKISKKQQDEMAGLTSVLSQVIGEIRLVKAYGTEKQEAEAGDSRIRKMFAFGLQEARILALIGPLFSFVMTAVLVVILGVGGMRVASGILSPGELVAFILLLFQVIMPMGQFTTLYSRLQKVVGATERIQAILADEEEQNHSTKVAPKGNETIEFHNVHFSYVTGEEVLHGIDLTVPTRKVTAIVGPSGSGKSTLFSLLEQFYMPDSGHISYGGQQISEYSLSSWRGKIGYVSQESPLMAGTVKDNITYGLTREVTMDEIRRAAEMAYSADFIDKLPQGYETEVGERGIKLSGGQRQRIAIARALLRSPDILMLDEATSSLDSTSEHEVQQALSNLMEGRTTIVIAHRLSTVVDSDQIVVLEHGHVTGTGTHAELISNHPVYRELAQKQFVAQEGQNN, from the coding sequence TTGACTTTGATTCAGACTACAGCCGGACTGATTGTGCCTCTGATGACCAAGGGTCTGATCGATGGACTGACGACTTCCGCACTGGATAAGTCCATTATTATGTTATTGGTTGGGGCATTTGTCATTCAGGCCATTGCTTCGGGCATCAGTATTTATATGTTGAATTATGCAGGGCAACGAGTGGTCGCAACATTGCGAACCAAGCTATGGAACAAGGTGTTATCTCTACGAATGCCGTATTTTGACCGCAATCGCACCGGGGATACGATGAGTCGGATCACCAATGATACAAGTCAGATCATGACTTTAATTGCGGATTATCTTGTATCGTTTGTATCTAATATCATTGCCGTTATTGGTGGGGTGGCGTTGTTATTTTATCTGGATTGGGTGATGTCGCTCATTATCCTAAGTCTTGTGCCACTTACGTTATTAATTTTGTTACCGGTTGGGAAGAAGATGTACAAGATCTCCAAGAAACAGCAGGATGAGATGGCGGGTCTGACGTCGGTACTTAGCCAAGTGATTGGCGAGATTCGATTGGTTAAAGCCTATGGTACGGAGAAACAGGAGGCAGAAGCAGGAGATTCCCGGATTCGCAAAATGTTTGCTTTTGGTTTGCAGGAAGCACGCATTCTGGCTCTGATCGGTCCGTTGTTTTCATTTGTCATGACGGCTGTGTTGGTCGTTATTCTAGGTGTTGGGGGAATGCGCGTAGCGTCTGGTATTCTGTCGCCAGGAGAGCTGGTAGCTTTCATACTGCTCTTGTTCCAAGTCATCATGCCTATGGGACAGTTCACGACATTATATTCTCGTTTGCAAAAGGTAGTCGGAGCAACGGAACGCATTCAGGCTATTCTTGCCGATGAAGAAGAACAGAACCACAGCACAAAGGTAGCGCCTAAGGGGAATGAAACCATTGAATTTCACAATGTGCATTTTTCCTATGTCACAGGGGAAGAAGTGCTACATGGAATTGATCTAACGGTTCCTACACGGAAGGTAACGGCTATTGTTGGACCAAGTGGGAGTGGTAAATCGACGTTGTTCTCCTTATTGGAGCAGTTCTATATGCCGGATTCAGGTCACATTTCGTATGGTGGACAACAGATTTCGGAGTATTCTTTATCCTCTTGGCGGGGCAAGATCGGGTATGTATCACAGGAAAGTCCGCTCATGGCTGGTACGGTCAAGGACAACATTACATACGGCTTGACTCGTGAGGTTACGATGGATGAGATCAGGCGGGCTGCGGAGATGGCGTATTCGGCTGACTTCATCGACAAGCTACCTCAGGGTTATGAGACAGAAGTGGGCGAAAGGGGTATCAAGTTATCTGGGGGCCAGCGTCAACGGATCGCTATTGCTCGTGCACTGCTCCGCAGCCCGGATATTCTCATGTTGGATGAAGCGACATCCAGCTTGGATAGTACCTCAGAACATGAAGTTCAACAGGCCTTGTCCAATCTTATGGAGGGAAGAACTACGATTGTGATTGCACACCGGTTGTCTACGGTCGTCGATTCGGATCAGATTGTTGTGTTGGAGCATGGACATGTGACTGGAACAGGAACACATGCGGAATTGATCAGCAATCATCCGGTGTACCGTGAGCTGGCTCAGAAACAGTTTGTGGCTCAGGAAGGTCAGAATAATTAA